TATATAAAAATAGCAGTAGGAATTGATAGTGGCAAAATTGATTACGAATTAATCTTAAAAAAGGGAATATATTATGCTATGCAAATCTTAGAAAATAATAATATTACAATTAACCCAAAAGCTATTTTAAATAGGTCATTTAAGTTAAAAATTGAAGAAGAAGAAATCTTCAATTTTTATAAATCAAATACAAGCTTTGTAAGCTTTTTGTTAAAAGAGTTATATCATGATAATCAAAAATTAATTGCCAATATTAAAAATAAATATGATAATTTGAAAAATAAAAAGTAGCCTTCTAAATCTGATAATGTGATCACTTTTAAAAAATGTTTTAAAAACACTTTACAAAAAAATAAAATAATATATAATAATCTATATAGATTGAGATGCAATGTCTCGCTCTTGTTGTTTGATTAGAATAATAAGTTGGCTACCACAAGGTAGCCTTTGTCATTTTCGTAAATTATTAAAAACAGAATCTGTATAAATTATATCTTGTAATAAAATATTTGTTTTAAACAGGAACTAAAAAACTTATAAAGATTATAAAAACATTATTTTTTATAATCTTTGTTTTCAATTGATTCAACCATTACTAAGAAATCTATAATTTTAGATTTCTTCAAGCTTAAATCTTCTAATCCAATTTTGATTTTAACTTTATCGTTTTTATAAGAAGCATCTTCTTCTTTTAGCATCTTTTCTAATACTAGCTTAGATAAAATAAATGAGGAATAATTAATCCAATTACCAAAAAAATGGTTATCATCTCTTTGATAACTTGTTTTCCCTTCAATTTTAGTTCCATCTGATAGTAATAAAGGAGTTTGCTCTGTTATGCTATGATTTCTAAACTTTGTATATAAAACTATTTTAGTTATTCCTGTTTTATAGTTAAAAATCCCTTTAAGTTCTACATTTTTGTTTAAACTTTGGTATATTCTAAATGTTTTTGCAAATTGATCATGCTCAACATTTAAGGAAGTGCAAGATATTAATAAAAAAAATACCGACAATTTTAAAAATTTTAATTGATCTCTAAATAATCT
This portion of the Borreliella chilensis genome encodes:
- a CDS encoding chromosome partitioning protein; translation: MKLNKKIEIVKRIELNGNEIKRTRESRYLELKEKLKVLIKEESYNKIETARILKEINDNKYYIVDGYKNFSHFLKDYNMAKTSVYRYIKIAVGIDSGKIDYELILKKGIYYAMQILENNNITINPKAILNRSFKLKIEEEEIFNFYKSNTSFVSFLLKELYHDNQKLIANIKNKYDNLKNKK
- a CDS encoding oligopeptide permease-like protein — encoded protein: MRLFRDQLKFLKLSVFFLLISCTSLNVEHDQFAKTFRIYQSLNKNVELKGIFNYKTGITKIVLYTKFRNHSITEQTPLLLSDGTKIEGKTSYQRDDNHFFGNWINYSSFILSKLVLEKMLKEEDASYKNDKVKIKIGLEDLSLKKSKIIDFLVMVESIENKDYKK